A single window of Phycisphaeraceae bacterium DNA harbors:
- a CDS encoding FUSC family protein, translating to MGHDGHPGSPAPAPLPRSDSWLGASYAARVALAAGITVVIADLFDVQHAFWMTITAVIVLQPDLSGTRGKAVSRVIGTLVGAATGSLMAALLPYNPVTVAACVLFTILACWWIRRLREPMPLAAVTAVIVFYFSRHDHSLLVGALRCLEILAGVFIGLVVAMLPIPLPRSMDQRQTRV from the coding sequence ATGGGGCACGACGGCCACCCCGGATCGCCAGCACCAGCCCCGCTCCCCCGCTCCGATTCCTGGCTCGGCGCCTCCTACGCCGCCCGCGTCGCCCTCGCCGCGGGGATCACGGTCGTCATCGCCGACCTGTTCGACGTCCAGCACGCCTTCTGGATGACCATCACCGCCGTCATCGTCCTCCAGCCCGACCTCTCGGGGACCCGCGGCAAGGCCGTCTCGCGCGTGATCGGTACCCTGGTCGGGGCCGCCACGGGAAGCCTCATGGCCGCCCTCCTGCCGTACAACCCAGTCACCGTCGCCGCCTGCGTCCTGTTTACCATCCTCGCGTGCTGGTGGATCCGACGGCTCCGCGAGCCGATGCCCCTCGCCGCGGTCACCGCTGTGATCGTTTTCTACTTCAGCCGGCACGACCACTCGCTGCTCGTGGGCGCCTTGCGCTGCCTGGAGATTCTCGCGGGCGTGTTCATCGGGCTCGTTGTCGCCATGTTGCCGATCCCGTTGCCACGGTCCATGGACCAGCGCCAAACCCGCGTCTGA
- a CDS encoding D-glycerate dehydrogenase, which translates to MPTTPLVVVTRQVPGTISVPGAEVRFGPPEQLSRADLLTLVRGATVIVSMFHDLVNAELLDAAGQQLKGVCNFAVGYDRIDVAECARRGVTVTNTPDAVTEGTANMAWALLLATARRLAEADRFVRSGQFERRGPLGITEFLGMHLTGQTMLIVGAGRIGRAVALRALAFGMRIVYASRSRNVEFEIAPLAARRVELDEGLALADVVSIHTPLTEQTRHLIDARRLALMKPKAILINTARGPIVDEAALAAALAANRLWGAGLDVFEHEPKVHPGLLTLDNAVFAPHIGSAELRWREVMTEMVSANARAILAGQNPPNQVKS; encoded by the coding sequence ATGCCGACCACCCCGCTCGTCGTCGTTACCCGCCAGGTCCCGGGCACGATCAGCGTGCCCGGTGCCGAGGTCCGCTTCGGCCCGCCCGAGCAGCTCTCCCGGGCCGACCTGCTCACGCTCGTCCGCGGCGCCACTGTCATCGTCTCGATGTTCCACGACCTCGTGAACGCAGAACTCCTCGACGCCGCGGGGCAGCAACTCAAGGGCGTCTGCAACTTCGCCGTGGGCTACGACCGGATCGACGTCGCCGAGTGCGCCCGCCGCGGCGTCACCGTGACGAACACCCCCGACGCCGTCACCGAGGGCACCGCCAACATGGCCTGGGCCCTCCTGCTTGCCACCGCGCGACGCCTCGCCGAGGCCGACCGCTTCGTCCGCTCCGGGCAGTTCGAACGCCGCGGCCCGCTCGGCATCACCGAGTTCCTCGGCATGCACCTGACCGGGCAGACGATGCTCATCGTGGGCGCCGGCCGCATCGGCCGGGCCGTCGCGCTCCGCGCCCTGGCCTTCGGGATGCGCATCGTCTACGCCTCCCGCAGCCGCAACGTCGAGTTCGAGATCGCTCCCCTCGCCGCCCGCCGCGTCGAGCTCGACGAGGGCCTCGCGCTCGCCGACGTCGTCAGCATCCACACCCCGCTCACCGAACAGACCCGCCACCTCATCGACGCTCGGCGCCTCGCGCTCATGAAGCCAAAGGCGATCCTGATCAACACCGCCCGAGGCCCGATCGTCGACGAGGCGGCTCTCGCCGCGGCGCTCGCGGCCAACCGCCTCTGGGGCGCCGGCCTCGATGTCTTCGAGCACGAGCCCAAAGTCCACCCCGGTCTGCTGACACTGGACAACGCCGTCTTCGCCCCGCACATCGGCAGCGCCGAACTCCGCTGGCGCGAGGTCATGACCGAGATGGTCTCGGCCAACGCCCGCGCCATCCTTGCCGGCCAGAACCCCCCGAATCAGGTAAAATCCTAA
- a CDS encoding amidohydrolase family protein: MTAPSNMVEAHAHIAAYGQSLELTDLSGCTDVDECLDLIARERSRLSAHSSHSPAWIRMHGARIEGWKSARWPTLPELDAASGDHPCVVMSFDHHAALANSAAIAAAGLVPGVPIPPSGVVCVDADGHATGLLLEHAAYAAWYAAPEPTPLERACHVRIALQRLAAMGFSEVHDMHSQAWLGPILADLQRTGDLPASVWLYPPVAEIDSAAARRHEWESARIRLAGAKVFADGTLNSRTALMLHPYRDALADLPRGKAMVTPADLAAAVRRTAGLGIGLSVHAIGDAAVRMVLDAFEADTAPRQSERVLRIEHCELIDEADVPRFARLGVVCSVQPCHLLADIEALTRYVPHRLDRVLPLHDLVAAGCRPGDLLWFGSDVPIVRPDPGDSVYAAVRRARPDSPAPAIAPHQHIPEPLAWAAFHRAS; the protein is encoded by the coding sequence GTGACCGCGCCGTCGAACATGGTCGAGGCCCACGCCCACATCGCCGCCTACGGCCAGTCGCTCGAACTGACCGACCTCTCCGGCTGCACCGATGTCGACGAATGCCTCGACCTGATCGCCCGCGAGCGATCCCGTCTCTCGGCCCACTCCTCGCACTCTCCCGCGTGGATCCGGATGCACGGAGCGAGGATCGAGGGCTGGAAGTCTGCCCGCTGGCCCACCCTGCCGGAACTCGATGCCGCCTCGGGCGATCATCCGTGCGTCGTCATGTCGTTTGATCACCACGCCGCCCTGGCCAACTCCGCCGCGATCGCCGCGGCGGGCCTAGTGCCCGGCGTGCCCATTCCCCCCAGCGGCGTCGTTTGCGTTGATGCTGACGGGCATGCAACCGGCCTACTCCTGGAGCACGCCGCCTACGCGGCCTGGTACGCCGCGCCGGAGCCGACACCTCTCGAGCGTGCCTGCCACGTCCGTATCGCGCTGCAGCGCCTCGCGGCCATGGGCTTCTCGGAAGTCCACGACATGCACAGCCAGGCGTGGCTCGGCCCGATCCTGGCCGACCTGCAGCGCACCGGCGACCTGCCTGCAAGCGTCTGGCTCTACCCGCCGGTCGCCGAGATCGACTCCGCCGCGGCACGACGCCACGAGTGGGAGTCGGCCCGCATCCGTCTCGCCGGCGCCAAGGTCTTCGCCGATGGCACGCTCAACAGCCGCACCGCCCTCATGCTCCACCCGTATCGCGATGCCCTCGCCGACCTCCCCCGCGGCAAGGCCATGGTCACCCCCGCGGACCTCGCCGCCGCCGTTCGCCGAACCGCCGGGCTCGGCATCGGCCTCTCCGTGCACGCGATCGGCGACGCCGCGGTCCGCATGGTGCTCGATGCCTTCGAGGCGGATACCGCTCCGCGGCAATCGGAACGCGTGCTCCGAATCGAACACTGCGAACTCATCGACGAGGCCGACGTCCCTCGATTCGCCAGGCTCGGGGTCGTGTGCAGCGTTCAGCCCTGCCACCTGCTCGCCGATATCGAGGCCCTCACCCGCTACGTCCCCCACCGTCTCGATCGCGTGCTGCCCCTGCACGACCTCGTCGCCGCGGGCTGCCGCCCCGGCGATCTGCTCTGGTTCGGCTCGGACGTCCCTATCGTCAGGCCCGACCCCGGCGACAGCGTCTACGCCGCTGTCCGCCGCGCCCGCCCCGATTCACCGGCGCCCGCGATCGCGCCGCACCAGCACATCCCCGAGCCGCTCGCCTGGGCGGCCTTCCACCGAGCGAGTTAG
- the dapB gene encoding 4-hydroxy-tetrahydrodipicolinate reductase: MQTMQPHKTTIIVNGATGRTGARVCELARRDDRFELVAALTHEGSSRLGEAVPCAIPTQKHLEVRANTRDHAEVVIDFSTDSGARSALRLALDRGAGLLVATTALSETTRGELHDGGKKIPIILAANTSLGVAAVADAVARLSRALGGEFAASIVEAHHIRKKDAPSGTALRLASAVRSGGAAMHESQVLSIRAGDIVGEHMVRFTGSAEEIIVEHRAMSRDVFAAGALRAALWLRGRAPGWYTMEDVLGFAETGR; the protein is encoded by the coding sequence ATGCAAACGATGCAACCCCACAAGACCACCATCATCGTCAACGGCGCCACGGGTCGAACGGGCGCGCGTGTGTGCGAACTCGCGCGGCGCGATGATCGCTTCGAACTCGTCGCGGCGCTCACGCACGAGGGCTCGTCGCGACTCGGCGAAGCCGTTCCATGCGCCATACCCACGCAAAAACACCTCGAAGTACGGGCGAACACACGCGATCACGCCGAGGTCGTCATTGACTTCTCGACCGACAGCGGCGCGCGATCCGCGCTGCGATTGGCGCTTGATCGAGGCGCGGGGCTGTTGGTTGCGACTACCGCGCTGTCCGAGACGACGCGCGGAGAGCTCCACGACGGTGGAAAAAAAATTCCGATCATTCTCGCCGCGAACACCTCGCTTGGTGTCGCGGCGGTTGCGGATGCGGTCGCGAGATTGTCGCGGGCGCTCGGCGGCGAGTTCGCCGCGTCGATCGTGGAGGCCCATCACATCCGCAAAAAAGACGCTCCTTCAGGCACTGCGCTGCGGCTTGCGAGCGCCGTGCGCTCGGGCGGCGCCGCGATGCACGAGTCGCAGGTGCTCTCGATCCGCGCCGGGGACATCGTCGGCGAGCACATGGTGCGATTCACCGGCAGCGCTGAGGAGATCATCGTGGAGCATCGGGCCATGTCGCGCGATGTGTTCGCGGCGGGCGCGCTGCGTGCGGCGCTGTGGCTGCGCGGTCGAGCGCCGGGGTGGTACACCATGGAGGATGTACTCGGTTTCGCGGAGACTGGGCGATGA
- a CDS encoding insulinase family protein: MTVITTRRLACGMPLIVEPMSGVRSVGLSWLLPAGSATDPEDRQGLSTMWSELLLRGCGELDSRAQADALDRLGLSRGTDVSTFHLRLSFTMLGDRLLDALPLITDMVRRPRFDAESIEPTRDLALQAIDALADDPHERAVLAARRWHNPSPLNRTGLGDRAGLAAITREDIVEGWARQARPEPASFGNGGNAILSVAGAINPGRIDEIVATLDRLLRGWEGSPPGLTWGASPTKGTYHHEADESSQVQIVLFHDAPAEPSPDVNLERVVNGVMSGGMSARLFTEVREKRGLCYAVSSAYATERLYGRVIGYVGTTPERAQHSLDVLVSELNRVNGSQGVGGGIEQSEFDRALVGIKAGLVFAEESTSARAAALASDQHKLGRPRSLAEIAAAFDQITLERVNAYLERRRLGAATIVTLGPAELVPPPA, from the coding sequence ATGACCGTGATAACCACCAGACGTCTTGCCTGCGGCATGCCGCTGATCGTCGAGCCCATGTCGGGCGTGCGCTCGGTCGGGCTGTCGTGGCTGCTGCCCGCGGGTTCGGCGACCGACCCGGAGGATCGCCAGGGCCTCTCCACGATGTGGTCGGAACTGCTGCTTCGAGGCTGCGGGGAGCTGGATTCGAGGGCTCAGGCCGATGCACTGGACCGCCTGGGGCTCTCCCGCGGGACGGACGTGTCGACCTTCCACCTGCGGCTGTCGTTCACCATGCTCGGCGACCGGCTGCTCGATGCGCTGCCGCTGATCACGGACATGGTCCGCCGGCCGCGATTCGATGCGGAGTCCATCGAACCGACGCGGGACCTGGCGCTCCAGGCGATCGATGCCTTGGCGGACGACCCGCACGAGCGAGCGGTCCTGGCGGCGCGGCGGTGGCACAACCCATCGCCACTCAACCGAACCGGCCTGGGCGATCGGGCGGGGCTCGCGGCGATCACGCGGGAGGACATCGTTGAAGGGTGGGCCCGCCAGGCCCGGCCGGAGCCGGCGTCGTTCGGCAACGGGGGAAACGCCATCCTGTCGGTTGCGGGAGCGATCAATCCTGGGCGGATCGACGAGATCGTGGCGACGCTGGACCGGCTGCTGCGGGGCTGGGAAGGTTCGCCTCCGGGCCTGACCTGGGGAGCCTCGCCGACCAAGGGGACGTACCACCACGAGGCGGATGAGTCGTCGCAGGTGCAGATCGTGCTCTTCCATGATGCACCGGCCGAGCCGAGCCCGGATGTGAACCTTGAGCGTGTGGTGAATGGGGTGATGTCGGGGGGCATGTCGGCGAGGTTGTTCACGGAGGTCCGCGAGAAGCGGGGGCTGTGCTACGCGGTGTCGTCGGCGTATGCGACGGAACGGCTGTACGGGCGGGTGATCGGGTACGTGGGCACCACGCCGGAGCGTGCACAGCACTCGCTGGATGTGTTGGTGAGCGAGCTCAACAGGGTCAACGGCTCGCAGGGAGTGGGCGGGGGGATCGAGCAGTCGGAGTTCGATCGGGCGCTGGTGGGAATCAAGGCGGGGCTGGTGTTCGCGGAGGAGTCAACCTCGGCGCGGGCGGCGGCGTTGGCGTCGGACCAGCACAAGCTCGGCCGGCCGCGGTCGCTGGCCGAGATCGCCGCGGCGTTCGATCAGATCACACTCGAGCGGGTGAATGCCTACCTGGAGCGGCGGCGGTTGGGAGCGGCGACCATCGTGACGCTCGGCCCGGCGGAACTCGTGCCGCCGCCGGCATAG
- a CDS encoding iron ABC transporter permease, protein MGAMLAFLGVTLVYPIALTVDGAFLTGGSGQDAGRFTTEHIRLVFSDPGLVAGLVNSAKIGIATTAVCLLIGLPLALFSARYLYPCKAAFNAMILVPLILPPFVGAIGLQSILGREGALNSLTGWDTDVLGSAKFWGVVIVEALHLYPIVYLNATAALANLDPAMDEAAENLGAGALRRFFTITLPLIRPGLFAGCTIVFIWAFTELGTPLVFDYNQVTPVQIFFGLKEVESSPQPYALTVVMLAASVLIYGVGKVLFGQRGHAMYSKASRAGGEVPLGTWAGWGVAGAFGLVTFVALLPHIGVVLTAVAQPGSWYRSALPRGFTLSHFEQALSSPEAFGSIVNSLHYSIVATIIDILLGLAAAYLIVRTTVRGRHLLDALCMLPLAVPGLVLAFGYTAMTLKWPFSKGAPLEGMVSVFGADPNPVILLIVIFAVRRLPYLVRSSIAGLEQTSGELEEAAMNLGASRFRAVRRVILPLIMANLIAGALLAFSNAMLGVSEALVLAQQEKYFPITRAIYAFLNRLGDGPYIASAMGVWAMALLTVTLVGASVLMGKKLGSIFRV, encoded by the coding sequence ATGGGCGCCATGCTGGCGTTCCTGGGGGTCACGCTGGTGTACCCCATCGCGCTCACCGTGGATGGGGCGTTTCTCACCGGGGGCAGCGGCCAGGATGCGGGCCGGTTCACGACGGAGCACATCCGGTTGGTATTCTCCGACCCCGGGCTGGTGGCGGGGTTGGTGAACTCGGCGAAGATCGGGATCGCGACGACCGCGGTGTGCCTGCTGATTGGGCTGCCGCTGGCGCTGTTTTCGGCGCGGTACCTCTACCCGTGCAAGGCAGCGTTCAACGCGATGATCCTGGTGCCGCTCATCCTGCCCCCGTTCGTCGGGGCGATCGGGCTGCAGTCGATCCTCGGGCGCGAGGGGGCATTGAACTCTCTGACTGGCTGGGACACCGATGTTCTTGGGAGCGCCAAGTTCTGGGGTGTGGTCATCGTCGAGGCGCTGCACCTGTACCCGATCGTGTACCTGAACGCGACGGCGGCGCTGGCAAACCTCGACCCGGCGATGGACGAGGCCGCGGAGAACCTGGGGGCCGGCGCCCTCCGGCGGTTCTTCACGATCACCCTGCCGCTGATCCGGCCCGGGTTGTTCGCAGGGTGCACGATCGTGTTCATCTGGGCGTTCACGGAGCTGGGGACGCCGCTGGTGTTCGACTACAACCAGGTGACCCCGGTGCAGATCTTCTTCGGTCTCAAGGAAGTCGAGTCGTCACCGCAGCCCTACGCGTTGACGGTGGTGATGCTGGCCGCGTCGGTGCTCATCTATGGCGTGGGCAAGGTGCTCTTCGGCCAGCGCGGGCATGCGATGTATTCCAAGGCGTCGCGAGCCGGCGGCGAGGTGCCGCTGGGCACATGGGCGGGGTGGGGGGTCGCCGGGGCGTTCGGGCTGGTGACGTTCGTGGCCCTGCTGCCGCACATCGGCGTGGTGCTCACAGCGGTGGCGCAGCCGGGGTCGTGGTACCGCTCGGCGCTGCCGCGGGGGTTCACGCTGTCGCACTTCGAGCAGGCCCTGTCGAGTCCGGAGGCGTTCGGGTCGATCGTCAACTCGCTGCACTACTCGATCGTCGCGACGATCATTGACATCCTGCTGGGGCTCGCGGCGGCGTACCTGATTGTGCGGACGACCGTCCGCGGGCGGCACCTGCTCGATGCGTTGTGCATGCTGCCGCTGGCGGTGCCGGGGCTGGTGCTGGCGTTCGGGTACACAGCGATGACGCTCAAGTGGCCCTTCAGCAAGGGGGCGCCGCTTGAAGGAATGGTCTCGGTCTTCGGGGCCGACCCCAACCCGGTGATCCTGCTGATTGTGATCTTCGCCGTCCGGCGTCTGCCGTACCTGGTTCGGTCGTCCATCGCGGGCCTCGAGCAGACTTCCGGGGAACTCGAGGAGGCGGCGATGAACCTGGGCGCCTCGCGCTTCCGGGCGGTGCGGCGCGTGATCCTGCCGCTGATCATGGCGAATCTCATTGCCGGGGCGCTGCTGGCGTTCTCCAACGCGATGCTGGGGGTCTCGGAGGCCCTCGTGCTGGCCCAGCAGGAGAAGTACTTCCCCATCACGCGGGCGATCTACGCGTTCCTCAACCGGCTGGGCGACGGCCCGTACATCGCGTCGGCGATGGGGGTCTGGGCGATGGCGCTGCTGACGGTGACGCTCGTGGGCGCGAGCGTGCTGATGGGGAAGAAACTGGGATCGATCTTCAGGGTGTGA
- a CDS encoding FKBP-type peptidyl-prolyl cis-trans isomerase gives MTRRTRGGIKIAALSLGAALGWIAAGTTTVTADPPAGATEPPATTPATAPDKAPAATTPAETKPVKKTLPSGLEIEDLKVGEGAECKPGAAVVAHYKGTLKSDGTEFDSSYKRNEPIPFPLGGVIKGWQEGVPGMRIGGKRKLVIPYQLAYGEAGMPPVIPPKADLVFEIELVDLLQIEDEKVGDGAECEPGQTVVAHYKGTLKSDGSEFDSSYSRGEPAEFPLRGVIKGWQWGIPGMKVGGKRKLTIPYSMAYGAQGRPPAIPAKADLVFEVELIEVK, from the coding sequence ATGACACGACGGACACGCGGAGGGATCAAGATCGCAGCGCTCTCGCTCGGGGCTGCACTGGGATGGATCGCCGCCGGCACCACGACCGTAACCGCTGACCCGCCGGCCGGCGCCACCGAGCCCCCGGCCACCACCCCCGCCACGGCGCCCGACAAGGCCCCCGCGGCTACTACCCCCGCGGAGACCAAGCCAGTGAAGAAGACCCTCCCCAGCGGCCTGGAGATCGAGGACCTCAAGGTCGGCGAAGGCGCCGAGTGCAAGCCCGGCGCTGCGGTCGTCGCCCACTACAAGGGCACGCTCAAGAGCGACGGGACCGAGTTCGACTCCTCCTATAAGCGAAACGAGCCGATCCCTTTCCCGCTGGGCGGCGTGATCAAGGGATGGCAGGAGGGCGTTCCCGGCATGCGGATCGGCGGCAAGCGAAAACTGGTGATCCCCTACCAACTCGCCTACGGCGAGGCGGGGATGCCCCCGGTGATCCCGCCCAAGGCCGACCTCGTCTTCGAGATCGAGCTCGTCGACCTGCTGCAGATCGAGGATGAGAAGGTCGGCGACGGCGCCGAGTGCGAGCCGGGCCAGACCGTCGTCGCCCACTACAAGGGAACGCTTAAGTCCGATGGGTCCGAGTTCGACTCCTCCTACAGCCGAGGCGAGCCCGCCGAGTTCCCGCTGAGGGGTGTCATCAAGGGGTGGCAGTGGGGCATCCCGGGCATGAAAGTCGGCGGCAAGCGCAAGCTCACCATTCCGTACTCCATGGCGTACGGCGCCCAGGGCCGCCCGCCGGCGATCCCCGCAAAGGCCGACCTGGTCTTCGAGGTCGAACTAATCGAGGTGAAGTAG
- a CDS encoding FKBP-type peptidyl-prolyl cis-trans isomerase — translation MASGLIVEDLVLGEGPACTSPEAVVVVRFKGMLTDGRVFDSTMDRSGDGYPLKELIRGWQEGIPGMRVGGTRRLTIPWRLAYGDREIRMPTITIPAQSDVVFEINLVDLK, via the coding sequence ATGGCCAGCGGCCTGATCGTTGAAGACCTCGTGCTCGGCGAGGGCCCGGCCTGCACCAGTCCGGAGGCGGTCGTCGTCGTTCGATTCAAGGGAATGCTCACTGATGGGCGCGTCTTCGACTCGACCATGGACCGCTCCGGCGACGGTTACCCGCTCAAGGAACTCATCCGCGGCTGGCAGGAGGGGATCCCCGGGATGCGGGTCGGCGGGACGCGCCGCCTCACCATTCCCTGGCGCCTCGCCTACGGCGACCGCGAGATCCGCATGCCCACCATCACGATCCCCGCACAATCGGACGTCGTATTCGAGATCAACCTCGTTGACCTGAAATAG
- the pdxA gene encoding 4-hydroxythreonine-4-phosphate dehydrogenase PdxA, whose translation MPGAGEPANGPTIAISVGDPMGIGPETIVKALSDPALRALARFIVIGPAPVLLSADRAAADGVPWRVVDGLVQPGEFDSGGEILVLDDLESNAAPATARGPGVWGGEVSFRAVCRAIELVGLPTSDPLHADAMVTAPISKEAWTLAGHPYPGHTELLAERLESPRSGMLFVGPSLRVILVTIHVPLREVPRLVTPERVLLAIELGARACRDLGIESPRIAVCGLNPHAGEHGLLGTEDSASIAPAIAVAREAGIDATGPHPADAVFLSAAAAPMGHGRHDLVVAMYHDQGLIPAKLADGRRTVNVTVGLETRDGRRVIRTSPAHGTAFDIAGRGKADATSMRSAIELAVRMVGEGR comes from the coding sequence ATGCCAGGCGCGGGCGAGCCAGCCAACGGGCCCACCATCGCGATCTCCGTCGGCGACCCGATGGGGATCGGCCCGGAGACGATCGTCAAGGCGTTGAGCGACCCGGCGCTGCGAGCCTTGGCGCGGTTCATTGTCATCGGCCCGGCGCCGGTTCTTCTCTCGGCCGACCGGGCCGCGGCGGACGGAGTGCCGTGGCGCGTCGTGGACGGTCTGGTCCAGCCCGGCGAGTTCGACTCCGGGGGAGAGATCCTGGTGCTTGACGACCTGGAGTCGAACGCCGCCCCCGCGACGGCCCGCGGTCCCGGAGTGTGGGGAGGGGAGGTGTCGTTTCGGGCGGTGTGCAGGGCGATCGAGCTTGTCGGGCTTCCGACGTCCGACCCGTTGCATGCTGACGCGATGGTCACCGCACCGATTTCGAAAGAGGCCTGGACGCTCGCTGGGCATCCGTACCCGGGTCACACCGAACTGCTCGCCGAGCGGCTCGAGTCGCCGCGGTCCGGGATGCTGTTCGTCGGACCGTCGCTCCGCGTGATCCTCGTGACGATCCATGTGCCGCTCCGCGAGGTGCCGCGGCTGGTCACCCCCGAGCGGGTGCTGCTTGCGATCGAGCTGGGGGCGCGGGCGTGCCGAGACCTGGGGATCGAGTCGCCACGGATCGCGGTGTGCGGGCTCAACCCGCATGCGGGCGAGCACGGGTTGCTCGGGACAGAGGACTCGGCGTCGATCGCACCGGCGATCGCCGTGGCTCGGGAGGCGGGAATCGATGCTACGGGCCCCCACCCGGCGGACGCGGTGTTTCTGAGCGCTGCGGCGGCTCCAATGGGGCATGGGCGCCACGATCTGGTGGTGGCGATGTACCACGATCAGGGGCTTATCCCGGCGAAACTGGCGGACGGGCGACGCACCGTGAACGTGACAGTGGGATTGGAGACCCGCGACGGCCGGAGGGTGATCCGCACCTCACCGGCGCACGGGACGGCCTTCGACATCGCGGGGCGGGGCAAGGCGGATGCGACGTCGATGCGGTCGGCGATCGAACTCGCGGTGAGGATGGTCGGAGAGGGTCGGTAG
- a CDS encoding MATE family efflux transporter — MSNPATQTASPDSPQRSALWELLTLAAPVVATMTSFTVMQFVDGQMVSRIGPNPAYIAAQGNGGVASFVPISFMMGLLGVINTFVAQNFGAGRLDRTAAYAWNAVWMGVLGAILLLPYGMAIPWVFALPLLRHDPGLVAMESVYAQVLVYGAVLTLTTRSLAQFFYGLHRPVIVLVAAVCGNLVNCFANMVLIFGSEGPTRAMLSVLGEGGEWLVGPVMEAAQWTAAALGVKALGVPGAAGGTLVGLAVELAIPLAVFLGPGYNRRYGTRAAWRPSWGHMRDILRLGWPPALMFGNEMICWATFMSAYVGYFGKEHNAAGWITMRYMHLSFMPAVGISFAVQAVVGKCMGMKRPDLAEARARLGLKVTLVYMGVCAAVFVLFPRTMIGYFLADIPPEQAEAITAIGVQVMIIGAVFQLFDAAGITILGALRGAGDVVVPSIAVVGLSWTCILGVGALLIVLAPSLGSVGPWLAVALYIVLLGVFLFVRFTRGAWKKVDVLATSVGGGAMPFTSQTEPVGAAAAPGDPA, encoded by the coding sequence ATGTCGAACCCCGCCACCCAGACCGCGAGCCCTGATTCCCCTCAGCGTTCGGCGCTGTGGGAACTCCTGACCCTTGCCGCGCCGGTCGTGGCGACGATGACGTCGTTCACGGTGATGCAGTTCGTGGACGGGCAGATGGTGTCGCGGATCGGGCCCAACCCCGCCTACATCGCGGCGCAGGGCAACGGCGGCGTGGCTTCGTTCGTGCCCATCTCGTTCATGATGGGTCTGCTGGGGGTCATCAACACGTTCGTCGCGCAGAACTTCGGGGCCGGGAGGCTGGACCGAACCGCCGCGTACGCCTGGAACGCGGTGTGGATGGGGGTGCTCGGCGCGATCCTGCTGCTCCCGTACGGGATGGCGATCCCGTGGGTCTTCGCCCTGCCATTGCTGCGTCACGATCCCGGCCTGGTCGCGATGGAGTCGGTGTACGCGCAGGTGCTGGTCTACGGCGCCGTGCTCACGCTGACCACTCGCTCGCTGGCGCAGTTCTTCTACGGGCTTCACCGGCCTGTCATCGTGCTCGTCGCGGCGGTCTGCGGCAACCTGGTCAACTGCTTCGCGAACATGGTGCTGATCTTCGGCTCCGAGGGCCCGACGCGGGCGATGCTGTCGGTGCTGGGCGAGGGCGGTGAGTGGCTCGTGGGTCCGGTGATGGAGGCGGCGCAGTGGACCGCGGCGGCTCTGGGCGTGAAGGCTCTGGGCGTGCCCGGCGCCGCCGGGGGGACGCTGGTGGGCCTCGCGGTGGAACTCGCGATCCCGCTCGCGGTGTTCCTGGGTCCGGGGTACAACCGGCGCTACGGGACGAGGGCGGCGTGGCGACCTTCCTGGGGGCACATGCGGGACATCCTTCGGCTCGGGTGGCCGCCGGCGCTGATGTTCGGCAACGAGATGATCTGCTGGGCGACGTTCATGTCCGCCTACGTGGGGTACTTCGGCAAGGAGCACAACGCGGCGGGGTGGATCACGATGCGGTACATGCACTTGTCGTTCATGCCGGCTGTCGGCATCTCGTTCGCCGTGCAGGCGGTGGTGGGCAAGTGCATGGGCATGAAGCGGCCCGATCTGGCGGAGGCAAGGGCCCGTCTTGGGCTGAAAGTGACGCTGGTGTACATGGGCGTGTGCGCCGCGGTGTTCGTGCTCTTCCCGCGCACGATGATCGGGTACTTCCTCGCGGACATTCCTCCGGAGCAGGCGGAGGCGATCACGGCGATCGGCGTGCAGGTCATGATCATCGGCGCCGTTTTTCAGCTCTTCGACGCCGCGGGGATCACGATCCTCGGGGCGCTGCGCGGCGCGGGCGATGTGGTCGTTCCGAGCATCGCGGTGGTCGGCCTCTCGTGGACGTGCATCCTCGGGGTGGGCGCCCTGCTGATCGTGTTGGCGCCATCACTGGGGTCGGTCGGACCGTGGCTGGCGGTGGCGTTGTATATCGTGCTGCTGGGGGTATTCCTCTTTGTCCGGTTCACCAGGGGGGCGTGGAAGAAGGTGGATGTACTCGCAACGTCCGTCGGGGGCGGTGCGATGCCGTTCACAAGCCAAACGGAGCCGGTCGGGGCTGCCGCGGCGCCCGGCGACCCCGCCTAA